The Natronoarchaeum philippinense genome includes the window CCGCGTATTACTTCACATATATAAATGCAGGGGGTCGGCCTGATTACTGTGAAATGTGCCTGAAAACACGTGGGAACAATTTGTTCCACCGCTTCAGTGATCCCCGACGTAGATGGCACCTGAGGGCTAAATATGTTGAAATATTACTTCATGGATTTCTGATTATGGCCCGATTTACTCACCTCCGTAGAAAAATATTAGCAATATTTAAGTAAGGCGCTACTCACCATACACGTGAGTCTCTAACAGAGACAATAATCATGAGCGAAAAACACTCCAACTCGACGCTTACGCGTCGTCGGATGCTGCAAGCGACAGGTGCTGCGGGCGCGCTCGGGTTCGCCGGATGCCTGAGCAATGTCACTGATGGCGGCGACGGTGGCAGCAACACCATGGAACTGCTTCACGGCTGGACCGGCGGTGACGGGAAAGCCGCGATCAATGCGCTGACCGACGGGTTCGACGAAGCCTACCCCGATGTCGAAACGGATTATAAGCCGATCGGCGGCGGTGGGAACACGAACCTCAACACGGTCGTCGCAAACCGTCTGAGCCAGAACAACCCGCCGAGTACGTTCGCGGGCTGGCCCGGCAAGAACTTCCAGAAGTACGAGGGCGTCCTCGGCGACCTCACGAGCGTCTGGGAGGACGAAGGCTTCATGGACTCCCACATTCAGGAGGCCGTCGATGCCTGCCAGACCGACGACGGCAATTTCGCGGCAGTGCCGATCGGATCGCACCGGCTGAACTGCCTGTTCTACAGTACCGATGTCGTCGAGGCGGCGGGCGTCGACCCGAACTCGATGTCGTCACTGTCCGATCTGATCAGCGCGATGGATCAGGTCGCTGCGAACACCGAGGCAGTCCCGATGGCCCAAGCGATGACCGCGCCGTGGACGACGCTACAGCTGTTCGGCGTCGTCCTGCTCGGTCAGGAAGGATACGATTCCTACATGACGTTCGTCAACGGCGAGGGTGGCGGCGACGCCGTTCGGAGCGCGCTGGAAACGACGGGGACGATCCTCTCGAACTACATTCCGTCGGACGCCGCATCGAGCAACCTCACCCAGTCCAACGAGCTGATCATGAACGACGAAGCGGCGTTCATCCATCAGGGTAACTGGGCAGCCGGTGCCTACCGGACCAACGACCTCACGTACAACGAGGACTGGGGCTTCGTTCCGTTCCCGGGTACCGAGGGCATGTACACGCTGCACATTGACTCGTTCCTCTACCCGACCAACAACAGCGGCGAGAATCCCTCGCCGGAAGCGACGAAGAAGTGGATGAGCTACGCTGGCAGCCTCGAGGGACAGCAGCTGTTCGACCCGCTCAAGGGTTGTATCCCGACGCGGACCGACGCCAACCCGGAGGACTTCGGTCCGTACCTCGCCGAGACGATCGAGGACTTCCAGAACGCCGAGGAGCGTCCGCCGACGCTCGCACACGGGCTGGCCGTCAGCCCGACGGCGATGAGCCAGATGAAAGAAGTCATCACCAACGAGTTCACCGGCCCGTACAACGTCGACGCCGCGGCGACGGGCCTTCTGGAAGCCGCCCAGCAGTAACGAAGGGACGCTTTCCATGGATCATTTATTCGAACGCATACGACGGTTACGGACTGGTAAACAGGACGACGAGCCGGAGGTACGTACCGACGGCGGCGTCGCCACGGACACGTCCAGCAGCGGCCTTCGCGACCGGTTGAACACCGACTTCTTCCAGTCGATGCCGTTCTGGCTGCCGCCGTTCGCTCTGGTCGGCGTGTTCGTCTACGGCGCGATCGGGTGGAACTTCCTG containing:
- a CDS encoding ABC transporter substrate-binding protein, with translation MSEKHSNSTLTRRRMLQATGAAGALGFAGCLSNVTDGGDGGSNTMELLHGWTGGDGKAAINALTDGFDEAYPDVETDYKPIGGGGNTNLNTVVANRLSQNNPPSTFAGWPGKNFQKYEGVLGDLTSVWEDEGFMDSHIQEAVDACQTDDGNFAAVPIGSHRLNCLFYSTDVVEAAGVDPNSMSSLSDLISAMDQVAANTEAVPMAQAMTAPWTTLQLFGVVLLGQEGYDSYMTFVNGEGGGDAVRSALETTGTILSNYIPSDAASSNLTQSNELIMNDEAAFIHQGNWAAGAYRTNDLTYNEDWGFVPFPGTEGMYTLHIDSFLYPTNNSGENPSPEATKKWMSYAGSLEGQQLFDPLKGCIPTRTDANPEDFGPYLAETIEDFQNAEERPPTLAHGLAVSPTAMSQMKEVITNEFTGPYNVDAAATGLLEAAQQ